CGGCGCGGGCACGGGCACGGTCAAGTTCCTGCGCAGCGCGCTTGAGCTCAACAAGATCAACAAGGGCGACATCCTGGCCGCCGAGCGCACCGACCCGGACATGGTTCCCGGCATGCGCATCGCCGCGGCCATCATGGCCGACGTCGGCGGCGACACCTCGCACGCGGCCATCACCTCGCGCGAGCTCGGCATCCCCGCGGTCATCGGCATCCAGCGCCACGAGATGCTGCGTTCCCTGGACGGCCAGGAGGTCACGGTCGACGGCTCGCGCGGCAAGATCTTCCGCGGCCGCCTGCCGCTGGTCGAGGTCGGCGGCGAACTCGACGTCTCGAAACTGCCCGCCACCAAGACCAAGGTCGGCCTCATCCTGGCCGACGTGGGACAGGCCCTCTTCCTCTCCCGCCTGCGCGACGTGCCGGACTTCGAGATCGGCCTTCTGCGCGCCGAGTTCATGCTCGGCAACATCGGCATCCATCCCATGGCGCTCGAGGCCTTCGACAACGGCACCCTCGAGCACGTGGTCAGGCGCAAGGTCAAGGAGCTCGACGCCAAGCTCAGCAAGGTGCTCCAGGAGCAACTGCAGGCCGGCGTCATCTCCTTCACCCTCAAGCTGCGCAACTACGTCGGCCTGGTCACCGGCCTGACCGACGAGATGGACACCCTGGCCGAGGCCGAGGGCGCCCGCGGCACGGACGAGATCCTGGCCATCCACCGGAAGCTGCGCGAGCTCGACCACAAGCTGGACGAGCACGTGGCCATGGCCACCAACCACCTGAACCTGCTGAAGACCTCCGTGGATCTCGAGACCCACGTGGCCGTGATCATGGGCTGGGACGAGCTCCTTGCCCCGGAGACTCAGGATCAGGAGGCCAGCGGCCGCCGCCTCGAGCTGCGCGAGCGCGTGCGCGAGATCGTGGACCGGATCAAGGACCTGCCCCCGATCCGCGAAGCCATCGAGCGCATCGCCGACCTCAGGCGCGACGTGGCCGTGAAGATCGGCCTGCACGGCGCCATCGAGGAAGTCCGCACCCTGGAGGAGCGCATCAGGAAGCTGCTGCTCTCCAAGGGCTTCCGCACCGGCCGCGAATACTACATCCAGATCCTCTCCCAGAACCTGGCCCTGTTCGCCATGGCCTTCTACGGGAAGAGCATCATCTACCGCACCACGGACTTCAAATCGAACGAATACCGCAACCTGGTGGGCGGCGCGCTCTTCGAGTTCGTCGAGGACAACCCGATGCTCGGCTACCGCGGCGTGTCGCGCAACATCCACGACTGGGAGCTCGAGGCCTTCAAGCTGGCCCGGGGCATCTTCGGCGGCAAGAACCTCCAGCTCATGCTGCCCTTCGTGCGCACCATCGAGGAAGCCCGCAGCATGAAGCGCTACCTCGAGCTCGTGCACAAGCTGAAGAGCGGCGAGGACGGCCTGAAGCTCATCCAGATGTCCGAGATTCCCTCCAACGCCATCCTGGCCAAGGAGTTCCTCTCCGAGTTCGACGGCTTCTCCATCGGCTCCAACGACATGACCCAGATGGTCCTGGCCACGGACCGCGACAACTCGCACCTCAAGCACATCTACGACGAGGAGGATCCGGCGGTCGTCTGGGCCATCCTCGTGACCATCTTCACCGGTCAGAAGCTCGGCAAGAAGGTCGGCTTCTGCGGCCAGGGCGTGTCCAACTCCGAGATCCTGCGCGGCTTGGTCTGCGTGGCGGGCATCGTCTCGGCCTCGGTGGTGCCTGACACCTACCAGCAGACCAAGTTCGACATGGCCGCCGTGGAGGCTGAGAACATCCCCGTCTCCGGTTTCGGCGCCTGGCTCAAGGCTCGCCACATGGAGCGCCTGAAAAAGATCCTGACCGACAACAACTACGGCCACGTGCTCAAGAAGTACTCCACGCCGGACGACCTGCGCGAGTGGTACGACGGCGAGCTGACGAGGCTTGCCGAGCAGCTGCGCGAGAACATGGACTCGAGCAAGGAGACCTTCTACCGCCAGGAGATGGAGTCCTTCCGCGGCACCTTCCACAAGCCGGTCATCTACGCCGCCTGGAACTGGGAGCAGACCGTGCTCGACGCGCTGCACCAGGCAGGCTTCAAGGACTACGAGGAGCAGGCCAAGGCGCTTGCGGCCCAGCGGGCGCGCAGCGACTGGTAGCGGCTTCCGGACACGATCATGCACGACAGCGGGGCGGCCCACCTGGGCCGCCCCGCTTTTTTTGCGTCCGGCTTCAGCAAGGAGAGGAACGGGGAGGCTGTGACCGGGCAGGCGGGCCAGCAGGAAGGGGGGCGGATGCGGAAGAGCGCACGAAAAAGGGCCGCCCGTTTCCGGACGGCCCTTCGGCTTCGCCGTTCAGTCTCGACCCGACGGGCTACTTGCCGCCGAGCTTGCTGAAGAAGTTGTCCTTCACCCAGTGCGGGTCCCACCACTCCGTGGGGTTCACCGACTGTCCGGAGACGAACATCTCGTAGTGCAGATGGTCGCCGCCGGCCATGCCCGTGGCGCCGGAATGGCCAATGACCTGGCCGCGGGTCACCATGTCGCCCACGTGTACGTTGATCTGGCTCAGGTGGCCGTAGAGCGACATGAGGCCCAGGCCGTGGTCGATGACCACCGCGTTGCCGTAGATGTCGAAGAACTGGGCCATGACGATCTTGCCGGGATTCGTGGCCTGCACCGGGGTGTTGGCCACGTTGGCGATGTCCATGCCCGTGTGCACCTGCTCGTCGATCTTCTGGCCATGGTAGATGTAGGTGCGGTGGTCGGCGAACTGGGACATGGTCTGCCCTTCGGGCCGCAGGAAGGCCTCCTTCCACATGACCTCGGGCATGCTCGTGGCCCCGAGCTCGAGCAGATGGGCCATGTCCTTCTTGCGCAGATCGCGGTTGACCTTGAGGAATATCTCCAGATTGCTCTTCAGATCCGGAAAGTCGCTCTCGAACTGCTGCATCTTGTCGTCGAGAAAACGGTCGGAGATGTTGATGTTGTCGTTTCTGAACTGCTTGTCGTTCGCGTGGAAGGGCAGGGGGCGATCACGTTCGTTTCCAGCCATGTCCACGGCGACGAGCACGGGAGAGAAGTCGTTCACCGACATGAACCACGGGAAGGCGAAGAGGCAGGCGTAGCGCCCGTCGGCGAGCCGGTATCCCGGGAAGAGAAAGTCGCCGACCTTGACGCCGGTGCGGCTCAGGTTCTCGTCGGCCGTGTACACGGCGAGCCCGGAGCCGCCGCGCGTGAGGTTGTGGAACTGGCTCTGCAGGTCGATCACGGGCTTGCGGGTATCCAGCGTGAGCTGCTGGTCGACCGTCTGCTTGGCGCCGGCGCCGAAGTGGAAGGCCGAGGCGTCCGCGGCCTCGATGTGCAGGGTGAAGGGGCCTTCCTTGAAGGATGTATCCCCGAGATGCACCTTGACCTCGGCCTTCTTGGCTCCGTCGAGCTTCTTGTCCAGGAGCACGACGTGCGCCTGGTCCTGGTCAGCGGTGACGACCACGGAGCGCAGCCCCGAGCCTTCGTCCGCAAGGTCGATCACGATATCGTGGTCGCGGTTGACCGCGGTGCCTTCGAGCCGGACTGAAACCAGAGGCGGCGTGGTGTCGCTGAAATAGCTCACGCCGACGAAGACGGCCGCGGCGAGCACGGCCAAGCCGAATATGACGCTGATGAAACGGGAAATCTGCATGCTGCATCCGGGGTTGTGGTTTGGGGGAATGTCCACGGTCGGGACGGGGAGCATCGTAGGTTTTTTTCGGGCCGTGTCAAACATCCTGGGGCATACGTGCACCCGGTACGGTTGTGATCAGGTGCGGCAAAGGGGAGCCGTTGCGGTCCATGTGGTGTTACGAAATTATCATTCATGCCACTATCGACGAACTCCGCAACTCCGCGCGTGGCAAGGCTCCACGCACTGATAAAAACTGAAATTGTATTGACGGCGCGGTTGGAATTCGAGTAGACGGGGGGTACTTGTATTAAACCGTTACAAACTTCTGCGGACGCCGGAGCAATGCGGACTGACGGCTGCTTCAGGAGACCCGGTGGAACGCCGGGAAACAATGCGTACATCACTGTCGCCAAGGCGGTGGTGCGCACGGCTTCATCCGGCCGGAAAGGCGGTTGGTTTTCCGGCTGGTGGCATAGGGTGCATGGCAATCGGCAACAGGTGATCCTTTGACCTTGGAGGTGTTCGAATGAAAATTCACGTGGGACACGGAGACAGGAGCGCCGAGGAGCGGCTGCAGGCGAACGGCGTCTCGCGCCGTGACTTCATGAAGTTCTGCGCCGCGGTGTCGGCGGTTCTGGGCCTCGGTGCCTCGGGGGCGACCGAAGTCGCCGCCGCGCTGACCCAGAAGCGCAGGCCCAGCGTCGTGTATCTGCACTGCGCCGAGTGCACCGGCTGTTCCGAGTCGGTCCTTCGCGCCGTTCAGCCGATCATGATCGACGACCTGATCCTGGATACCATTTCCCTGGACTACCACGAAACCCTTATGGCTGCCGCCGGCGAGAAAGCCGAGGAAGCCCTGCACAGCGCCATCAACAATCCCGATGGCTTCATCTGCGTCGTCGAGGGCGCCATCCCGATGAAGGACGGCGGCATCTACGGCAAGGTGGCCGGCAAGACCATGTACGACCTGGTCGCCGAAGTGGCCCCCAAGGCCAAGGCCGTCATCGCCATCGGCAACTGCGCGAACTTCGGCGGCGTGCAGGCCGCCAAGCCCAACCCGACGGGTGCCAAGGGCGTGAACGACGCGTTCAAGGACAAGGGCATCAAGGCCATCAACATCGGCGGCTGCCCCCCGAATCCCTACAACTTCGTCGGCGCCGTGGTCCTGTACCTGCAGGGCAAGAAGATCGAGTTGGACGAGTACAGCCGTCCGCTGGCCTTCTACGGCGAGACCGTCCACGACCACTGCCCGCGCCAGAAGTACTTCGACCAGGGCATGTTCGCTCCTTCCTTCGACTCCGAGGAAGCGCGCAAGGGCTACTGCCTCTACGAGCTCGGCTGCCGCGGTCCCTACACCTTCAACAACTGCCCGACGGTGAAGTTCAACCAGACCAACTGGCCCGTCGAGGCCGGCCACCCCTGCATCGGCTGCAGCGAGCCCAATTTCTGGGACGCCATGAGCCCGTTCTACGTGCAGATGTAAGGCCCGTTCGTCAGGTGTCAGGAGAACAGAACCCAGCCGCTTTCCCCAAGGGAGGAAATACACATGTCCGGATGTAAGACGCAGGCTCCCGGAGTGATGGCCACTCCGTTTGCCCAGAACTTCAGCGGCCCCGTCGTGGTGGACCCGATCACCCGCATCGAGGGCCATTACCGTGTCGAGGTCGAGGTCGAGAAAGGCTACGTCAAGAACGTTTGGACCTCGGCACAGCTCTTCCGCGGCCTCGAGATCATCCTCAAGGGCCGTGACCCCCGCGACGCCGCCCACTTCACCCAGCGCTCCTGCGGCGTGTGCACGAACGTGCACGCCGTCGCCTCCGTGCGCTGCGTGGACAACGCCGTCAAGGTCGTGATCCCCGAGAACGCCACCCTGATGCGCAACCTCGTGCTCGCGCAGCAGTTCCTGCACGACCACATCGTGCACTTCTATCACCTGCACGCCCTGGACTGGGTGGACGTCACCTCCGCGCTGACCGCCGACCCGGCCAAGGCCGCCAAGATCGCCAACGACATCTCGCCCAACCGCAAGACCACCGCTGCCGATCTCAAGGCCGTCCAGGACAAGCTGAAGGCCTTCGTGGCCTCCGGCCAGCTCGGCATCTTCACCAACGCCTACTTCCTCGGCGGCCACCCGGCTTACTACCTGCCCGCCGAGGTCAACCTCATCGCCACGGCCCACTACCTGGAGGCCCTGCGCCTGCAGATCAAGGCCGCGCGCGCCATGGCCGTCTTCGGCGCCAAGAACCCGCACACCCAGTTCATGGTCGTGGGCGGCGTGACCAACTACGACGGCCTGCGCCCCGAGCGCATCGAGGAGTTCCGTCAGCTCTTCCGTGAGACCAAGAAGTTCATCGACGAGGTCTACATCCCCGACCTGCTTACCGTCGCCAGCTACTACAAGGACTGGGCGAAGATCGGCGGCACGACGAACTTCTTCTGCTGCGGCGAGTTCCCGACCGACGAGTACGATCTGAACTCCCGTTACATGCCCCCGGGCGTGATCATGGGCCGCGACCTCGGCAAGCCCATGGCCTTCGACCAGATGAAGATCGAAGAGCACGTGGCCCGCTCCTGGTACAAGGGTTCCGCCGCCCTGCATCCGTGGAAGGGCGTCACCGAGCCCATGTACACGAGCCTGGACGACCGTGAGAAGTACTCCTGGTTCAAGGCTCCCCGCTACGACGGCAAGGCCATGGAAGTCGGCCCCCTGGCGCAGTGCCTGGTGGCCTACGCCAAGGGCCATCCGGACTTCAAGCCCGCGGTGGACATGGTCCTCAAGAAGCTGGGCGTCGGCCCCGAGGCCCTCTTCTCCACCCTCGGCCGTACGGCCGCCCGCGGCATCCAGACCATGGTCATCGCCGGCAAGATGGAAGTCTGGCTGGATCAGCTGGCCTCCAACGTCTCCAAGGGCAAGCTCGACATCTACAAGGACTGGAAGATGCCGGACGAAGCCTACGGTGTGGGCTGGGCGGACGTGCCGCGCGGCTCGCTGTCCCACTGGATCCACATCAAGGGCGGCAAGATCGACAACTTCCAGCTCGTCGTGCCCTCCACCTGGAACCTCGGGCCCCGTGACGAGACCGGCCAGCTCTCCGCGGTGGAAGAGGCCCTCATG
Above is a genomic segment from Desulfovibrio sp. X2 containing:
- a CDS encoding PEP/pyruvate-binding domain-containing protein; its protein translation is MAKASKSSETSKPSKAAKSTEALMQKLVLTGADIVAIGEEAELLVGGKNYNTALISQVKGIRAPQFRAISALAFHKVLDETKVNAAHIRSLVDHEYNSTDWSDAEINKDPEYLKHFVREIARKAREDDSDRKGSTVKLRTFVNNVVEGFATSPEGIDQLRKRSVLVQVGILSVDVPEEVAQAVREAYGAICKDAALEDVPVAVRSSAAGEDSRKKAFAGLQDTYLNIVGEKMCVEAYHWDCASAYNLRSMTYRREAILDAVTKAEESGDDSIAENAKKEWAIENTSLSVCLMRMINPVISGTAFAADTATGCRGTKRKELVSIDASYGLGEAVVGGMVTPDKFYVWQRDDGAEVVIRSMGFKDKKIVYSPKGGTDLVSVDEDEAYRWSLSLAQAEEVAKGVRAISKAYGGMIMDTEFCLDASSRLWFVQARPETRWNEEFELHPHTIFMRRLEVDPKALKRAEVVLEGNGASRGAGTGTVKFLRSALELNKINKGDILAAERTDPDMVPGMRIAAAIMADVGGDTSHAAITSRELGIPAVIGIQRHEMLRSLDGQEVTVDGSRGKIFRGRLPLVEVGGELDVSKLPATKTKVGLILADVGQALFLSRLRDVPDFEIGLLRAEFMLGNIGIHPMALEAFDNGTLEHVVRRKVKELDAKLSKVLQEQLQAGVISFTLKLRNYVGLVTGLTDEMDTLAEAEGARGTDEILAIHRKLRELDHKLDEHVAMATNHLNLLKTSVDLETHVAVIMGWDELLAPETQDQEASGRRLELRERVREIVDRIKDLPPIREAIERIADLRRDVAVKIGLHGAIEEVRTLEERIRKLLLSKGFRTGREYYIQILSQNLALFAMAFYGKSIIYRTTDFKSNEYRNLVGGALFEFVEDNPMLGYRGVSRNIHDWELEAFKLARGIFGGKNLQLMLPFVRTIEEARSMKRYLELVHKLKSGEDGLKLIQMSEIPSNAILAKEFLSEFDGFSIGSNDMTQMVLATDRDNSHLKHIYDEEDPAVVWAILVTIFTGQKLGKKVGFCGQGVSNSEILRGLVCVAGIVSASVVPDTYQQTKFDMAAVEAENIPVSGFGAWLKARHMERLKKILTDNNYGHVLKKYSTPDDLREWYDGELTRLAEQLRENMDSSKETFYRQEMESFRGTFHKPVIYAAWNWEQTVLDALHQAGFKDYEEQAKALAAQRARSDW
- a CDS encoding hydrogenase small subunit, which produces MKIHVGHGDRSAEERLQANGVSRRDFMKFCAAVSAVLGLGASGATEVAAALTQKRRPSVVYLHCAECTGCSESVLRAVQPIMIDDLILDTISLDYHETLMAAAGEKAEEALHSAINNPDGFICVVEGAIPMKDGGIYGKVAGKTMYDLVAEVAPKAKAVIAIGNCANFGGVQAAKPNPTGAKGVNDAFKDKGIKAINIGGCPPNPYNFVGAVVLYLQGKKIELDEYSRPLAFYGETVHDHCPRQKYFDQGMFAPSFDSEEARKGYCLYELGCRGPYTFNNCPTVKFNQTNWPVEAGHPCIGCSEPNFWDAMSPFYVQM
- a CDS encoding M23 family metallopeptidase, with product MQISRFISVIFGLAVLAAAVFVGVSYFSDTTPPLVSVRLEGTAVNRDHDIVIDLADEGSGLRSVVVTADQDQAHVVLLDKKLDGAKKAEVKVHLGDTSFKEGPFTLHIEAADASAFHFGAGAKQTVDQQLTLDTRKPVIDLQSQFHNLTRGGSGLAVYTADENLSRTGVKVGDFLFPGYRLADGRYACLFAFPWFMSVNDFSPVLVAVDMAGNERDRPLPFHANDKQFRNDNINISDRFLDDKMQQFESDFPDLKSNLEIFLKVNRDLRKKDMAHLLELGATSMPEVMWKEAFLRPEGQTMSQFADHRTYIYHGQKIDEQVHTGMDIANVANTPVQATNPGKIVMAQFFDIYGNAVVIDHGLGLMSLYGHLSQINVHVGDMVTRGQVIGHSGATGMAGGDHLHYEMFVSGQSVNPTEWWDPHWVKDNFFSKLGGK
- a CDS encoding nickel-dependent hydrogenase large subunit, giving the protein MSGCKTQAPGVMATPFAQNFSGPVVVDPITRIEGHYRVEVEVEKGYVKNVWTSAQLFRGLEIILKGRDPRDAAHFTQRSCGVCTNVHAVASVRCVDNAVKVVIPENATLMRNLVLAQQFLHDHIVHFYHLHALDWVDVTSALTADPAKAAKIANDISPNRKTTAADLKAVQDKLKAFVASGQLGIFTNAYFLGGHPAYYLPAEVNLIATAHYLEALRLQIKAARAMAVFGAKNPHTQFMVVGGVTNYDGLRPERIEEFRQLFRETKKFIDEVYIPDLLTVASYYKDWAKIGGTTNFFCCGEFPTDEYDLNSRYMPPGVIMGRDLGKPMAFDQMKIEEHVARSWYKGSAALHPWKGVTEPMYTSLDDREKYSWFKAPRYDGKAMEVGPLAQCLVAYAKGHPDFKPAVDMVLKKLGVGPEALFSTLGRTAARGIQTMVIAGKMEVWLDQLASNVSKGKLDIYKDWKMPDEAYGVGWADVPRGSLSHWIHIKGGKIDNFQLVVPSTWNLGPRDETGQLSAVEEALMGTPIADPKRPVEILRTVHSYDPCIACGVHVIDSQSNEVHKFRIL